The Streptomyces collinus DNA segment CATACGGAGCGATCCGCCCCGGCCCCGTCTCAGGGCCGGTCGAGGCGCAGGCGGTCCGCTCGGGGCAGGCCCGCCACGACCAGGTCGTACGAGTCCTCGATGAGCTCCCGGACCAGCTGGTCCGGGAGGCCGCCGTCGACCGTGACCGTGTTCCAGTGGCGCTTGTTCATGTGCCAGCCGGGGACGATGAGGCCCTCGTACTCGCCGCGCAGGCGGACCGCCTCGTCCGGGTCGCACTTGAGGTTGGCCTTCAGGGGGCGCGCGTCGAGGAACGACAGGGCGAAGAGCTTGCCCCGGACCTTGAAGACCGAGATCTCCGGGCTGAACGGGAAGTCCTCCACCGCCGCGTTGAACGACAGGCAGAACGCGCGCAACTCCTGCGGGGTCACTCCGGCTTCTCCTCCTCGGGCGGGTCCGCCGGGCCCACCGGCTCCGCCAGCACCGTCACGATCTTGTTCCGGCGGCCGGCGGCGGCCTCCGCGGTCAGGCGCAGCTCCCGGCCGTCGGGCAGGTCCACGACGGAGGAGGCTCCGGCGATGGGGACGCGGCCCAGCGCCTTGGCCAGCAGGCCGCCGACCGTCTCGACGTCCTCGTCGTCGTACTCCTCCAGGCCGTACAGCTCGCCCAGGTCGCTGATGTCGAGGCGGGCCGTGACGCGGAAGCGGTCCTCGCCGAGCTCCTCGATCGGCGGCAGTTCACGGTCGTACTCGTCGGTGATCTCGCCGACGATCTCCTCGAGGATGTCCTCGATGGTGACGATGCCGGCGGTGCCGCCGTACTCGTCGATGACGACGGCGACGTGGTTGCGTTCCTTCTGCATCTCGCGCAGCAGGTCGCCGGCGTTCTTGGTGTCGGGCACGAAGAACGCCGGGCGCATGGCCGTGGACACCTGCTCGGACTCGGCGTCGCGGCTGATGTGCGTCTTGCGGACCAGGTCCTTCAGATAGACGATCCCGACGATGTCGTCCTCGCTCTCCCCGGTCACCGGGATGCGCGAGAAGCCGGAGCGCAGGGCCAGGGTGAGGGCCTGGCGGATGGTCTTGAAGCGCTCGATGACCACCAGGTCCGTGCGCGG contains these protein-coding regions:
- a CDS encoding MmcQ/YjbR family DNA-binding protein → MTPQELRAFCLSFNAAVEDFPFSPEISVFKVRGKLFALSFLDARPLKANLKCDPDEAVRLRGEYEGLIVPGWHMNKRHWNTVTVDGGLPDQLVRELIEDSYDLVVAGLPRADRLRLDRP
- a CDS encoding hemolysin family protein; protein product: MSPQLALGAIALVVVAWLAACAEAGLARVSSFRAEEAVRSGRRGSAKLSQVAADPTRYLNVALLVRVACEMAAAALITYGCLKEFDGTTEALLVAIAVMVLVSYVAVGVSPRTIGRQHPLNTATVSAYVLVPLARIMGPIPSLLILIGNALTPGKGFRRGPFASEAELRALVDLAEKESLIEDEERRMVHSVFELGDTLVREVMVPRTDLVVIERFKTIRQALTLALRSGFSRIPVTGESEDDIVGIVYLKDLVRKTHISRDAESEQVSTAMRPAFFVPDTKNAGDLLREMQKERNHVAVVIDEYGGTAGIVTIEDILEEIVGEITDEYDRELPPIEELGEDRFRVTARLDISDLGELYGLEEYDDEDVETVGGLLAKALGRVPIAGASSVVDLPDGRELRLTAEAAAGRRNKIVTVLAEPVGPADPPEEEKPE